In Pyrus communis chromosome 1, drPyrComm1.1, whole genome shotgun sequence, the following are encoded in one genomic region:
- the LOC137710304 gene encoding protein SMALL AUXIN UP-REGULATED RNA 12-like — MSAGLGKCSKIRHIVRLRQLLRRWRSKACTSAKLIPSDVPAGHVAVCVGTSCTRFVVPASYLNHPVFKKLLVQAEEEYGFSNSGPLAIPCDESQFEEVLRFISRSESVSSTRLVNIDDFQRCCHVGVRSNLDLWADSRPLLRGLSEKTIW, encoded by the coding sequence ATGTCAGCCGGACTCGGAAAATGCAGCAAGATCCGCCACATTGTGCGGCTCCGCCAGTTGCTGCGGCGGTGGCGCAGCAAGGCCTGCACGTCCGCCAAGCTCATACCCTCCGATGTTCCCGCAGGACACGTGGCAGTCTGCGTGGGCACCAGCTGCACCAGATTCGTGGTGCCCGCCTCGTACCTGAACCACCCCGTCTTCAAGAAGCTCTTAGTGCAAGCCGAGGAGGAGTACGGCTTCTCGAACAGCGGTCCGCTCGCGATCCCCTGTGACGAGTCGCAGTTCGAGGAGGTGCTTCGGTTCATTTCCCGGTCCGAGTCGGTTAGCTCGACCCGGTTAGTCAACATCGACGACTTCCAGAGATGCTGCCACGTCGGCGTCCGGAGTAACCTCGATTTGTGGGCCGATTCTCGACCGTTGCTTCGTGGACTTTCCGAGAAGACAATTTGGTAA